A stretch of the Acomys russatus chromosome 23, mAcoRus1.1, whole genome shotgun sequence genome encodes the following:
- the Csf1 gene encoding macrophage colony-stimulating factor 1 isoform X2 codes for MTARGAAGRCPSSTWLSPRLLLVCLLVSRSIANKSEHCDQIITNGHLQILQQLIDSQMETSCQIAFEFVDLEQLDDTVCYLKMSFPLVQDIMEYTMRFKDNTPNANATDRLQELSMGLARCFTKDYEKQNKACVRTFRETPLQLLEKIKNVFNETLDLLEKDKNVFSKNCNNSFAKCSSQDVVTKPDCNCLYPKATPSSDPASASPHQPPTPSMAPLAGLAWDDSQRTEGNSLLPSEQPLRTEDPGSAKQRQPRSTCQSLESPETPKHEGGLTEDSQTHPSAGDPIPSVEDILESSLGTNWVLEEASGDDASKGFLTQEAKLSPSKPVGGSIQTETGRSRGLSASSPQPKSTEDQQPPDATDTPLPEMNPMRPTGQTQNHTPEKTKTDGSSVLPRDHQEPGSPHIATLSPQGLSNPAIAFAQLPLPRSHSWGSVLPLGELEGKRSTRDRRSPAELEGGPASEGAARLVARFNSIPLTDTGHVEQREGSSDSQIPESVFHLLVPGIILVLLAVGGLLFYRWKRRSHREPQALDSSGGRPEGSPLNQGEDRQVELPV; via the exons ATGACCGCGCGGGGCGCCGCGGGGCGCTGCCCTTCATCG acatggcTGAGCCCCCGGCTGCTGCTGGTTTGTCTCCTGGTGAGCAGGAGTATTGCCAACAAGTCAGAACACTGTGACCAGATTATTACGAATGGACACCTGCAGATCCTGCAGCAGCTG ATTGACAGTCAAATGGAGACCTCGTGCCAAATTGCATTTGAATTTGTAGACCTGGAGCAGCTG GATGACACCGTTTGCTACCTTAAGATGTCATTTCCTCTGGTGCAAGACATAATGGAGTACACCATGCGCTTTAAAGACAACACCCCCAATGCCAACGCCACCGACAGGCTCCAGGAGCTCTCTATGGGACTGGCGAGATGCTTCACCAAGGACTATGAAAAGCAGAACAAG GCCTGTGTCCGAACTTTCCGTGAGACCCCTCTCCAGTTGCTGGAGAAGATCAAGAACGTCTTTAATGAAACCCTGGATCTCCTTGAAAAGGACAAGAATGTTTTTAGCAAGAACTGCAACAACAGCTTTGCGAAGTGCTCCAGCCAAG ATGTGGTGACCAAGCCTGATTGCAACTGCCTGTACCCTAAAGCCACCCCTAGCAGTGacccggcctctgcctcccctcaccAGCCCCCTACCCCCTCCATGGCCCCTCTGGCTGGCTTGGCTTGGGATGATtctcagaggacagagggcaacTCCCTCTTACCCAGTGAGCAGCCCCTTCGCACAGAGGACCCAGGCAGTGCCAAGCAGCGACAACCCAGGAGTACCTGCCAGAGCCTCGAGTCACCAGAGACCCCAAAACACGAGGGCGGGCTCACTGAAGATTCACAGACTCATCCTTCTGCAGGGGACCCCATCCCCAGTGTGGAAGACATTCTCGAATCTTCACTGGGCACTAACTGGGTCCTAGAAGAAGCTTCTGGCGACGACGCTAGCAAGGGGTTTTTGACCCAGGAAGCAAAGCTTTCCCCCTCCAAGCCGGTAGGGGGCAGCAtccagacagagacaggcagatccaggGGCCTCTCAGCATCTTCTCCACAGCCTAAATCAACAGAGGACCAACAGCCACCGGATGCAACAGACACCCCATTGCCGGAGATGAACCCTATGAGACCCACAGGCCAGACACAGAATCATACTCCTGAGAAGACAAAGACGGACGGTTCATCTGTGCTGCCTAGAGACCACCAGGAGCCAGGCTCTCCCCACATTGCGACACTGAGTCCCCAAGGCCTCAGCAACCCAGCCATCGCCTTTGCTCAGTTACCGCTTCCCAGAAGCCACTCTTGGGGCAGTGTGTTGCCCCTTGGGGAGCTCGAGGGCAAGAGAAGTACCAGGGATCGAAGGAGCCCCGCAGAGCTGGAAGGAGGACCAGCAAGTGAGGGGGCAGCCAGACTTGTGGCCCGTTTTAACTCCATTCCTTTGACTGACACAGGCCATGTGGAGCAGCGTGAGGGGTCCTCTGACTCCCAGATCCCTGAGTCTGTCTTCCACCTGCTGGTGCCGGGCATCATCCTAGTCTTGCTGGCTGTCGGGGGCCTCCTGTTCTACAGGTGGAAGCGGAGG AGCCATCGAGAGCCGCAGGCATTGGATTCTTCTGGGGGGCGACCAGAGGGCAG CCCCCTGAACCAGGGTGAGGACAGACAAGTGGAGCTGCCGGTGTAG
- the Csf1 gene encoding macrophage colony-stimulating factor 1 isoform X1 produces the protein MSFPLVQDIMEYTMRFKDNTPNANATDRLQELSMGLARCFTKDYEKQNKACVRTFRETPLQLLEKIKNVFNETLDLLEKDKNVFSKNCNNSFAKCSSQDVVTKPDCNCLYPKATPSSDPASASPHQPPTPSMAPLAGLAWDDSQRTEGNSLLPSEQPLRTEDPGSAKQRQPRSTCQSLESPETPKHEGGLTEDSQTHPSAGDPIPSVEDILESSLGTNWVLEEASGDDASKGFLTQEAKLSPSKPVGGSIQTETGRSRGLSASSPQPKSTEDQQPPDATDTPLPEMNPMRPTGQTQNHTPEKTKTDGSSVLPRDHQEPGSPHIATLSPQGLSNPAIAFAQLPLPRSHSWGSVLPLGELEGKRSTRDRRSPAELEGGPASEGAARLVARFNSIPLTDTGHVEQREGSSDSQIPESVFHLLVPGIILVLLAVGGLLFYRWKRRSHREPQALDSSGGRPEGSPLNQGEDRQVELPV, from the exons ATGTCATTTCCTCTGGTGCAAGACATAATGGAGTACACCATGCGCTTTAAAGACAACACCCCCAATGCCAACGCCACCGACAGGCTCCAGGAGCTCTCTATGGGACTGGCGAGATGCTTCACCAAGGACTATGAAAAGCAGAACAAG GCCTGTGTCCGAACTTTCCGTGAGACCCCTCTCCAGTTGCTGGAGAAGATCAAGAACGTCTTTAATGAAACCCTGGATCTCCTTGAAAAGGACAAGAATGTTTTTAGCAAGAACTGCAACAACAGCTTTGCGAAGTGCTCCAGCCAAG ATGTGGTGACCAAGCCTGATTGCAACTGCCTGTACCCTAAAGCCACCCCTAGCAGTGacccggcctctgcctcccctcaccAGCCCCCTACCCCCTCCATGGCCCCTCTGGCTGGCTTGGCTTGGGATGATtctcagaggacagagggcaacTCCCTCTTACCCAGTGAGCAGCCCCTTCGCACAGAGGACCCAGGCAGTGCCAAGCAGCGACAACCCAGGAGTACCTGCCAGAGCCTCGAGTCACCAGAGACCCCAAAACACGAGGGCGGGCTCACTGAAGATTCACAGACTCATCCTTCTGCAGGGGACCCCATCCCCAGTGTGGAAGACATTCTCGAATCTTCACTGGGCACTAACTGGGTCCTAGAAGAAGCTTCTGGCGACGACGCTAGCAAGGGGTTTTTGACCCAGGAAGCAAAGCTTTCCCCCTCCAAGCCGGTAGGGGGCAGCAtccagacagagacaggcagatccaggGGCCTCTCAGCATCTTCTCCACAGCCTAAATCAACAGAGGACCAACAGCCACCGGATGCAACAGACACCCCATTGCCGGAGATGAACCCTATGAGACCCACAGGCCAGACACAGAATCATACTCCTGAGAAGACAAAGACGGACGGTTCATCTGTGCTGCCTAGAGACCACCAGGAGCCAGGCTCTCCCCACATTGCGACACTGAGTCCCCAAGGCCTCAGCAACCCAGCCATCGCCTTTGCTCAGTTACCGCTTCCCAGAAGCCACTCTTGGGGCAGTGTGTTGCCCCTTGGGGAGCTCGAGGGCAAGAGAAGTACCAGGGATCGAAGGAGCCCCGCAGAGCTGGAAGGAGGACCAGCAAGTGAGGGGGCAGCCAGACTTGTGGCCCGTTTTAACTCCATTCCTTTGACTGACACAGGCCATGTGGAGCAGCGTGAGGGGTCCTCTGACTCCCAGATCCCTGAGTCTGTCTTCCACCTGCTGGTGCCGGGCATCATCCTAGTCTTGCTGGCTGTCGGGGGCCTCCTGTTCTACAGGTGGAAGCGGAGG AGCCATCGAGAGCCGCAGGCATTGGATTCTTCTGGGGGGCGACCAGAGGGCAG CCCCCTGAACCAGGGTGAGGACAGACAAGTGGAGCTGCCGGTGTAG